A single Anas platyrhynchos isolate ZD024472 breed Pekin duck chromosome 17, IASCAAS_PekinDuck_T2T, whole genome shotgun sequence DNA region contains:
- the PPP1R18 gene encoding phostensin, protein MTPSTVAVTASTTVERPTVATTPSTVAMTSSTVAMTSSTMTVTSSTATTPSTVATTPSTTAVRPTAAMTPSTSTMRPTAAMTPSTVPPTTSPTPSTVSPTPSTPPTPSAPPPPSTTAMTPPTTSSTPPTTAARPTAAMTPSTSTMRPTAAVTPSTVPPTTSPTPSTPPTPSAPPPPSTTAMTPPTTSSTPPTTAARPAAATTPSPAAMTPSTSTMRPMAAVTPSPPSVPPPAAVTPPAAVTPAPGRGEGGAGEGPTPGGPSGPAAMRGAPRREPGPPPPAHPALQRRSGNTITVRPRRGGTTEGGSPAVPTPPAPPVAPPGPPKKRYPTAEEIQVIGGYLALPRSCLAKNDPHRKKLKIWFSERELERTFCYPSEGALLAAWGPPEEPTPPPAPPGPPEEEEDEDDPPLARGLPGGLRARALLVDESCRR, encoded by the exons ATGACGCCCTCAACAGTGGCCGTGACGGCCTCAACAACGGTCGAGAGGCCTACGGTGGCCACGACGCCCTCAACGGTGGCCATGACGTCGTCAACGGTGGCCATGACGTCATCAACGATGACCGTGACGTCCTCAACGGCCACCACGCCCTCAACGGTGGCCACCACACCCTCAACAACAGCCGTGAGGCCTACGGCGGCCATGACGCCCTCAACGTCAACAATGAGGCCTACAGCGGCCATGACGCCCTCAACGGTGCCACCAACGACGTCCCCAACGCCCTCAACGGTGTCCCCGACACCCTCAACACCCCCAACTCCTTCAGCACCCCCGCCCCCCTCAACGACAGCCATGACGCCCCCAACGACGTCTTCGACACCCCCGACGACGGCGGCAAGGCCTACGGCGGCCATGACACCCTCAACGTCAACAATGAGGCCTACGGCGGCGGTGACACCCTCAACGGTGCCACCAACGACGTCCCCGACGCCCTCAACGCCCCCAACTCCTTCAGCACCCCCGCCCCCCTCAACGACAGCCATGACGCCCCCAACGACGTCTTCGACACCCCCCACGACGGCGGCGAGGCCTGCGGCGGCCACGACGCCCTCGCCAGCGGCCATGACGCCCTCAACGTCAACAATGAGGCCTATGGCGGCGGTGACGCCCTCACCCCCCTCGGTGCCACCCCCGGCGGCCGTGACACCCCCGGCGGCGGTGACGCCGGCGCCGGGGCGTGGGGAGGGAGGCGCCGGGGAGGGCCCGACGCCGGGGGGGCCCAGCGGGCCGGCGGCCATGCGAGGGGCTCCCCGCCGCGAGCCCggccccccgccgccggcccACCCGGCCCTTCAACGCCGCAGCGGCAACACCATCACCGTACGGCCCCGGCGAGGGGGGACCAccgagggggggtccccggCTGTCCCCacgccccccgcgccccccgtcgcccccccggggccccccAAAAAGCGGTACCCCACGGCCGAGGAGATCCAGGTCATCGGTGGCTACCTGGCCCTGCCCCGTTCCTGCCTGGCCAAGAACGACCCCCACCGTAAAAAG ctgaaAATTTGGTTCAGCGAGCGGGAGCTGGAGCGCACCTTCTGCTACCCCTCCGAGGGGGCTCTGCTGGCGGCCTGGGGCCCCCCCGAGGAACCcacgccccccccggccccccccgggccccccgaggaagaggaggatgaagacGACCCCCCCCTGGCacgggggctgccgggggggctgcgggcccgCGCCCTGCTCGTGG ACGAATCCTGCCGGCGGTaa